A genomic segment from Diadema setosum chromosome 11, eeDiaSeto1, whole genome shotgun sequence encodes:
- the LOC140235349 gene encoding GH3 domain-containing protein-like, whose protein sequence is MGIILRIVAIGLGVPVVAGCTAVAAIAYDFKRLKKAESHTPESAAKQYAVNKVFEFVGRGMSKALDADSKRCQEVRSHHFMEMCVPIYSCLYAASEGLIGINIWPRDEERRYLLVPRSMFCEFIPIEHSDEDQPSTLLMNEVEKGATYELVLTNMSGFYRYRFGDVVRVTDFYNKTPVVEFLYRQGQLLNLRGEKMSEDVMYQTIQKTIGDWGGVTLSDYTTMESPLLGLGASDKCPHYEVFLELEGKTPSSGDLTLLDQNLRESSFVYNSFREKGSISPIRVHLVRPGTFRRLREHLLANTQASINQIKIPRVLKVDAHAQILLDSEVV, encoded by the exons ATGGGGATAATATTGCGAATAGTTGCAATTG GGCTTGGTGTGCCAGTAGTTGCTGGCTGCACTGCTGTAGCTGCCATTGCATATGACTTCAAGAGGCTGAAGAAAGCCGAGAGCCACACTCCGGAGTCGGCGGCAAAGCAGTATGCTGTGAACAAGGTCTTCGAGTTTGTGGGCAGGGGGATGAGCAAGGCGCTTGATGCTGATTCAAAGCGATGTCAAGAGGTTCGTTCTCATCACTTTATGGAGATGT GTGTACCCATCTACTCCTGCCTGTACGCTGCCAGTGAGGGCCTGATAGGCATCAACATTTGGCCCCGTGACGAAGAGAGGAGATACCTCCTAGTACCCAGGAGTATGTTCTGCGAGTTCATCCCCATCGAACACAG TGACGAAGACCAACCATCCACGCTCCTAATGAATGAGGTAGAGAAGGGCGCCACCTACGAACTGGTGCTGACCAACATGAGCGGCTTCTATCGCTACCGTTTTGGTGACGTGGTGCGAGTGACAGACTTCTACAACAAGACTCCGGTAGTAGAATTTCTATACAG ACAAGGCCAGCTGTTGAATCTGCGAGGTGAGAAAATGTCGGAGGACGTCATGTACCAGACAATACAGAAGACGATCGGCGACTGGGGTGGGGTCACCCTCAGTGACTATACCACCATGGAGAGCCCCCTCCTTGGACTTGGGG CTTCCGACAAATGTCCCCACTATGAAGTCTTTCTTGAGCTGGAAGGAAAGACCCCATCTTCCGGTGATCTGACATTG TTGGACCAGAACCTCCGGGAGAGCTCCTTTGTGTACAACTCTTTCCGGGAGAAGGGCAGCATCAGTCCCATCCGGGTCCACCTGGTACGGCCGGGGACCTTCCGGAGGCTTCGGGAGCACCTCCTGGCAAACACACAGGCCTCCATCAACCAGATCAAGATCCCAAGGGTGCTGAAGGTGGATGCCCACGCCCAAATCCTTCTGGACAGCGAGGTGGTGTGA
- the LOC140234656 gene encoding electron transfer flavoprotein-ubiquinone oxidoreductase, mitochondrial-like, whose protein sequence is MASVLVRSSRKAHQFIRAAACAQYSSGNTPKITTHYTVIPRETDERWKEVEMERYGDEADVVIVGGGPAGLSAAIRIKQLCQEKGQDLRVCLVEKSAEIGGHTLSGACLEPHALDELIPDWKERGAPLRTQVKEDKFSFLTEKHRIPIPVLPGLPMNNHGNYIVRLGNFVRWLGEQAEELGVEVYPGYPASELLFHEDGSLKGIATSDVGVAKDGSPKPTFERGMELHAKVTIFGEGCHGHLAKQLYNKFNLRENCQPQTYAIGLKELWEVEESKHHPGRVEHSIGWPLNKNTYGGSFIYHLDEGAPLVAAGFVVGLDYSNPYLSPFREFQRFKHHPSVKSTFEGGKRIAYGARALNEGGLQSIPKLSFPGGVLIGCSPGFMNVPKIKGTHNAMKSGMVAGEAIFEKLTAEDTSSETAGINVTEYEDRLRNSWVWKELVSVRNIRPAFNSSLGLYGGVMYTAFFYYIMRGKEPWTLSHHGKDCESLKPAAECTPIEYPKPDNEISFDLLSSVALSGTNHEHDQPAHLTLMNDSVPVERNLTVYDGPEQRFCPAGVYEYVPTEDGEAMRLQINAQNCVHCKTCDIKDPSQNINWVVPEAGGGPAYSGM, encoded by the exons ATGGCGTCTGTTCTCGTGCGAAGCAGCCGAAAGG CTCATCAATTCATACGGGCTGCAGCGTGCGCCCAGTACTCCTCAGGGAACACACCGAAGATCACAACACACTACACAGTCATTCCAAGAGAGACCGACGAAAGATGGAAAG AGGTGGAAATGGAAAGGTACGGCGATGAGGCGGATGTGGTGATAGTTGGTGGAGGACCGGCGGGCCTCTCAGCGGCCATCCGCATCAAGCAACTCTGCCAGGAGAAGGGGCAGGACCTCAGGGTTTGTCTGGTGGAGAAGTCTGCCGAGATAG GTGGCCACACCCTATCGGGGGCCTGCCTGGAACCCCACGCCCTGGACGAGCTCATCCCAGACTGGAAGGAGAGAGGGGCACCCCTCCGCACCCAGGTCAAGGAAGACAAATTCTCCTTCCTCACAGAGAAACACCGCATCCCCATCCCAGTGCTTCCAG gTCTGCCCATGAATAACCATGGAAACTACATCGTGAGGTTAGGGAACTTTGTGCGCTGGCTAGGGGAGCAGGCAGAAGAGCTTGGGGTGGAGGTGTATCCCGGGTACCCAGCCAGTGAG tTATTGTTCCACGAAGATGGGAGCTTGAAAGGCATAGCTACCAGTGATGTTGGGGTAGCCAAGGATGGGTCTCCTAAG CCGACGTTTGAGCGCGGCATGGAGCTACACGCCAAGGTGACAATCTTCGGTGAAGGGTGCCACGGACATCTTGCCAAGCAGCTGTACAATAAATTCAACCTGAGGGAAAACTGCCAGCCACAGACATATGCAATAGGACTGAAAGAG CTTTGGGAAGTTGAAGAGAGCAAGCATCACCCAGGCCGTGTGGAACACAGCATTGGTTGGCCATTG AACAAAAATACTTACGGAGGGTCTTTCATCTATCACCTCGACGAGGGCGCACCACTGGTTGCTGCAGGCTTTGTCGTGGGGCTCGACTACTCTAATCCATACCTCAGCCCCTTCAGGGAGTTCCAGCGCTTCAAGCACCACCCGTCAGTCAAGTCAACATTCGAAGGTGGCAAGAGAATCGCCTACGGTGCCAGAGCCCTCAATGAGGGCGGGCTTCAG TCAATACCCAAGCTGTCATTCCCCGGCGGGGTCCTGATTGGGTGCAGTCCGGGCTTCATGAACGTGCCCAAGATCAAGGGCACCCACAACGCGATGAAGAGTGGTATGGTGGCAGGCGAGGCCATCTTTGAAAAACTCACGGCAGAGGACACCAGCTCCGAAACGGCAG GGATCAATGTGACAGAGTACGAGGACAGGCTGAGGAATAGCTGGGTGTGGAAGGAGCTGGTCTCTGTGAGGAACATCCGTCCAGCTTTCAACAGCTCCCTTGGCCTGTACGGAGGGGTGATGTACACGGCCTTCTTCTATTACATCATGCGAGGGAAGGAGCCATGGACCCTCTCTCATCATG GCAAGGATTGCGAGTCGCTGAAGCCAGCTGCAGAGTGCACCCCGATCGAGTACCCCAAGCCAGACAATGAGATCAGCTTTGACCTGCTCAGCTCCGTGGCGCTCAGCGGCACCAACCATGAGCACGACCAGCCCGCCCACCTGACCCTCATGAACGACTCTGTCCCCGTTGAGAGGAACCTCACCGTCTACGACGGACCGGAGCAGCGTTTCTGCCCAGCAG GTGTCTACGAGTACGTCCCCACGGAAGATGGGGAGGCCATGCGGCTTCAGATCAACGCCCAGAACTGTGTCCACTGCAAGACATGTGACATCAAGGACCCGAGCCAGAACATCAATTGGGTGGTACCAGAAGCGGGAGGAGGCCCGGCCTACAGTGGCATGTGA
- the LOC140234831 gene encoding large ribosomal subunit protein eL21-like codes for MVKTNTTGYRRGTRYMFSRDFKKHGVEPLSTFLKVFKRGDYVDIKGCGAFQKGMPYKVYHGRTGRVFNVTQHAVGVVVNKQVRNQILPKRINIRIEHIKPSKSREGFLERRRNNDILKQQAKEKGEYYELKRQPVQPRKAHFVSTKKNAPSLIEPIPYEFIA; via the exons ATGGTGAAGACTAACACCACAGGGTACCGCCGCGGTACGCGGTACATGTTCTCCAGGGACTTCAAGAAGCATGGTGTCGAACCTCTGTCTACTTTCCTGAAGGTGTTCAAGCGTGGAGACTACGTTGACATCAAG gGATGTGGAGCCTTCCAAAAGGGTATGCCCTACAAGGTGTACCATGGTCGCACTGGGCGCGTCTTCAACGTGACGCAGCATGCCGTAGGAGTGGTTGTCAACAAGCAAGTCAG GAATCAAATCCTGCCCAAGCGCATCAACATCCGCATTGAGCACATCAAGCCCTCAAAGAGCCGTGAAGGGTTCCTGGAGAGGCGCCGTAACAACGACATCCTCAAGCAGCAGGCCAAGGAGAAGGGAGAGTACTACGAGCTGAAGAGACAG CCCGTCCAGCCCAGGAAAGCCCACTTCGTCAGCACAAAGAAGAACGCTCCCTCGCTGATCGAACCCATCCCCTACGAATTCATCGCGTAA